From the Synergistetes bacterium HGW-Synergistetes-1 genome, the window CGGAGGAGTTGCAACCCTTGACATCGAAAATGAAACACCTGGAATGTTGGTAAGACCGGGCACTGTTTTTGGCGGAGGAAAGGGTAAAATAACAGCAATAGATACTAAAGGGGTGAGTTGGACATGGTCAAACAAAAAATACCGCACAGATCTATGATCAATTTATTCATGACGCTCACTATCATTGTGTCAACGGCTTTATACATGACAGTTTGTTCTGTATGTCCTGCGTATGCTGTGACGACTACTGCAAAGACAGGTGAGCTCACCTCTGTCATCGAAGGCATGAAGGTCAGACAGGTAGGCAGCAGCCAGGTAATGCTGGAACTCAGGGGTACTTCGGTGAGCCTGCCGGTGTCTGGAGCTGCTACCGGCAGCGCAATAACACTGATATGGAAAGGTATTCGTTTTCCCAGAAATACAGACAAGAAGGACTGGTGGGACGAATACGGCTGGGATATCCTCAGGTTAAAAGAGAAAGAGAGTGAAGAGTGGCATCAGGAGTATGAATACAACCTTGTGCAGAGGATCAGCGTAATTTCCAACGATCAACAGGGACTTACAATGGAAGTCATCGGTGAAAAACCGCTCGTCCTTAAAAAAATCAGCGGTATGTCAGGGTCAGACAGGATCACACTTACTCTGGAAACAGTTAATGACATTGTGCCGTCGACACCTCCAAAACCCCGTGCCACTGTTCAGGGAGATCCCCTAGGTATGTACACACCTGTGACACTCGAGCTGAGGGACATATCAGTCAGGGAGGTTTTCAGGATGCTTGCAGATCTTCGCAACCTTAATTTAGTGATAGACAGCTCGGTGCCTGACAATTTGATGACTTTTTCATTCAAGAATGCCAAATTCAGTGAAGTATTTGCATACATGCTCAGGATGAATGATCTCACTTATGCACTTATGGGAAATACTCTGGTCGTAGGAACAGCGGAGAGCATCGGAAAGACCCTGGGCAAAAACATTACTAAGGAATATAAGGTTGCTTACGGAGATATTAAAAAAATGCCAGCGATAATAATGAGCCTGGTAACGCTCCCCAAACCTCCGGTAGTTGATGAGCGCCTGAGAGCGCTCTATGTTACCGGAACAGCAGAACAGCACATTGAAGTTGAATCGTTGATGAACAGGATAGATCACCCTGGAAAACAGATAATGCTTGAAGCGAGGCTCATTGAAATTACCGATGGCGCACAGCAGGAGATAGAGACGCTTATATCCTCTGTTTATAACGGCTGGCTTTTCACATACGGTGCTCAGGGGCTGACTTCAGAGTACACATACGCTAATGGTCTTATTAAACCAAACGTTAACCCTACAGGAACAACTACGACGGGAGGACTTCCGATCGTTGGCTCTGACTCAACGATGCCGGTAAATATTATTGATCCTACGATGAAAATGCTGGATGCGGGGTTAAGAGCCATGGAATCGGACAACAAAGGAAAGATACTTGCCAATCCTTCTGTGGTAGCACTTGACGGACAGAAAGCTACGATAAAGCTTACTCATAATTATCTATACCAGTCAGGGCTGGACGAAAGCGGCAATCCTGAGTTTACTGAGCAGCAAACTGGTCCAACCCTGGATATTACTCCTACGATCGGAAGAGACGGTTTTGTAACGCTGAAACTGAAGATATCGACAGGAGAGATAGTACAGTTCAGAGACAGCGGTATCTCAGAAGTGCCTGAAACTACAAAACGCGAAGTTGACACTCAGATAAGAGTCAGAGACGGAGAGCTTTTTGTGATCGGAGGACTATACCAGGAGAACAAAACAAAAGGCGTGACAAGAGTGCCGATCCTTAGTTATATCCCACTGATAGGCGAACTGTTCAAGAGCAAGACGGACAAACACTCCAAGTCTGAAATGGCTTTTATCGTAATGCCGCATATATTGGATGTACCGACAGGAGCAGCTGAGATCTTCGACATGCCCGGTAAAAGCTTAATACAGTAAACATAAGTTACAGTGAATAAAAACACATATCTCTTTCGGGATGGGGGAGAGTCATGAAACCTATAAGGACATTAAAGCTAGGGGAACTTCTTGTTAATGCGGGTGCAATTTCACCTGCCAACCTTCAGGCGGCGCTTGGAGAACAGAAGGTCTCTCATATGCGTCTTGGAGAAGTCCTCATAAAAAACGGATATCTTACAGAGATGCATCTTGCAGAAGCGCTGAGTGCCCAGCTTGGGATCCCATTCATATCCCTTGTGAAAGAAAGGCCAAGTCAGAA encodes:
- a CDS encoding secretion protein, which translates into the protein MVKQKIPHRSMINLFMTLTIIVSTALYMTVCSVCPAYAVTTTAKTGELTSVIEGMKVRQVGSSQVMLELRGTSVSLPVSGAATGSAITLIWKGIRFPRNTDKKDWWDEYGWDILRLKEKESEEWHQEYEYNLVQRISVISNDQQGLTMEVIGEKPLVLKKISGMSGSDRITLTLETVNDIVPSTPPKPRATVQGDPLGMYTPVTLELRDISVREVFRMLADLRNLNLVIDSSVPDNLMTFSFKNAKFSEVFAYMLRMNDLTYALMGNTLVVGTAESIGKTLGKNITKEYKVAYGDIKKMPAIIMSLVTLPKPPVVDERLRALYVTGTAEQHIEVESLMNRIDHPGKQIMLEARLIEITDGAQQEIETLISSVYNGWLFTYGAQGLTSEYTYANGLIKPNVNPTGTTTTGGLPIVGSDSTMPVNIIDPTMKMLDAGLRAMESDNKGKILANPSVVALDGQKATIKLTHNYLYQSGLDESGNPEFTEQQTGPTLDITPTIGRDGFVTLKLKISTGEIVQFRDSGISEVPETTKREVDTQIRVRDGELFVIGGLYQENKTKGVTRVPILSYIPLIGELFKSKTDKHSKSEMAFIVMPHILDVPTGAAEIFDMPGKSLIQ